Part of the Nicotiana sylvestris chromosome 5, ASM39365v2, whole genome shotgun sequence genome is shown below.
AAAGAATTTACAGTGAGTTTAATTGGTTATAATAAGTTTTTGTTCTATTTTCTAAATTAATAGTTCAACTTGATTGTCTAAAAAATCTCTTATATAAACTCAATAAGCAATAATGGGTAACTTAGGATATATGATAAACAACCTTTGTTAAATTACAATGATAGTATAAAGATTTTATATAACTTAAATCTAAATCAAAAcagaaagttcaagtgaaaaggAGACTTTAGAAAACGTGGTTTCAAACCATGTTTTTATAAAACGCAGTTTTGAAACATGTTTTATATTAACGTCCCAAACGGACGCAGTTTTGAAacctatttatgtattttgagttCAAAAATATAATATTTAGGTTGTGGACTCTACTTAATATGGGATAATATTTTAACCATAGTCAAATTTATGGTTAAAAACTGGACGCGAAATTATTGAACAGGGAGATATCGTGTCATGATACCTAAAATATGTAAGAGGCCCTTTTAGCTAGCTTAACAATAGAGAAAATTGTAGTCCTTTGGCGTGCCGATAGAGCAAActaagtcaaaaaaaaaaaaaaaaaaagtcagcaAAGATCGATTTCGGCCATCGTATGGTTGTTACATTAATTGTATGGCCCATTTCCCGGGAGAACGTTTATATTAAGACTTTggaaattaataaaatatatttCGTTGTTTCAATTTATctaaaacttattttctttttaattcatgTCAAAAAGAATGATCATTTTTCATATTTGGAAATCATTTATCTTTATGTAATGATTTAATAACATACAAAAGATATGTACCTCGTTTTAcatcacaagttcaaaagtcttttcttttttcttaaactatatGTGACTAGTCAAattggttcacataaattgaaacaaagAAAGTGTAGGAGATCTTTGTAAGATCATTTTTTTCTATTCATATTGTAACCGATTATTTTGTACCATGTTCAAACAAAGGTCATTcacttatgttttttttttttttggtggtgGTGTTCGAGTTAATTTGTGCTATTAGGTATCAGCTCTCTAATAAGCACAAATACCCAGTAACTTTGCCACTAAAATTAAGACAGATACAAAGAAATTACCTACGGATGTTAGACAGTATTTGAACTTTGGTCTCTCCCAATTTTCATCCTTAATTGATCAGGTGTTCTATTGTTAGCATACCAATAACGAATCTTCAAAAGTGAAAACATCCGACTCTTGTTCAAGGTTGCTGGCTATAAATATGCTAAACCACAAAGGTAGATAGAGCAAAAAGAAACATTGCCTTCCAATAGTCAAAGTATTATTCAATCAAACAGAGATAGGAAAATGGCCTCAATTGCTCAATCACCTATAGGAACTACTCCAGAAAATGTCAACAAGTCCTCTGCCACCACCATTTCTCTTCCACTTGTATCCATAATTTCTGAGAAGCTCATCAAACCTTCTTCTCCAACTCCTCATACTAAAAGATGGCACAAACTCTCTCTAATTGATCAAGCTTTCAGCAACTCTTACATTCCATTTTCCCTTTTCTACACCAAACAACAACTAGATGCTATTTCAAAGAATAATAATCCTACTCAAATATCACATCTTCTTGAGGAATCTTTATCGAAAATCTTGTCCACTTATTATCCATATGCCGGAAGGCTTAAGGATAATACTTTGGTTGATTGTAATGACACGGGGGCCGAATTCATTGAAGCTCAAATCAGTTGCCCAATATCACAAACTCTTAACTGGCACAATTCAGCTGTTGAAAATTTGCTATTTCCTCAAGGATTACCTTGGTCGAATAGTGCAGATCGCGGACTAGTTGTTGTTCAGCTCAGCTATTTTGGTTGTGGAGGAATAGCAATCAGTATGTGTATATCACACAAGATTGGTGATGGATGCAGTGGATACAATCTTTTTCGCGATTGGTCTGAGATAACTCGTGATCCAAATTTTTCAAAACCATCTCTTCACTATGTTGAACAATCCATTTTTCCTCCACCATCAAGTGGTCCGTTTCTTTCCCCGCTATTCATGTCAAACACACATGATTGTGTACAAAGAAGGTACATTTTCTCTAACGAAAAATTACTTAACCTTAAGAACAAGGTTGCTGCTGAATCAGAGGTGCAAAATCCAACACGTACAGAAGTTGTGAGTGCACTTATCTTTAAACGTGCTGTTGCAGCAGCAAATGCAAACTCGGGTTTTTTCCAACCATCATCAATGGTTCAAGCAGTTGATTTGCGAACACAAATTGGTTTGCCTCC
Proteins encoded:
- the LOC104220006 gene encoding acyltransferase Pun1-like codes for the protein MASIAQSPIGTTPENVNKSSATTISLPLVSIISEKLIKPSSPTPHTKRWHKLSLIDQAFSNSYIPFSLFYTKQQLDAISKNNNPTQISHLLEESLSKILSTYYPYAGRLKDNTLVDCNDTGAEFIEAQISCPISQTLNWHNSAVENLLFPQGLPWSNSADRGLVVVQLSYFGCGGIAISMCISHKIGDGCSGYNLFRDWSEITRDPNFSKPSLHYVEQSIFPPPSSGPFLSPLFMSNTHDCVQRRYIFSNEKLLNLKNKVAAESEVQNPTRTEVVSALIFKRAVAAANANSGFFQPSSMVQAVDLRTQIGLPPNAIGNLLTICPTSITNEQSMTISKLVSEMRKSKELAYNRDNINDNIFVALLLELANSKQEYHDNGPNAYQITSLVKFALHEIDFGWGKPTKVNIANGLNNKLAILMGNQSGGLDAFVTLNERDMFVFQRDPELLEFASLVPSC